From Deinococcus aerophilus, one genomic window encodes:
- a CDS encoding YebC/PmpR family DNA-binding transcriptional regulator, with protein sequence MAGHSKWSQIKRKKGANDKKRSAMYSKHIRAIGAAVRSGGSGDPAGNLGLKNAIAAAKADTVPVDNIENAIKRALGAEAGAAEFKEVTYEGYGPGGTAIFIEALTDNVNRTVADIRAVFNKRGGSLGNSGSVAWQFEKKGVLLVRDTAETVQELAIEHGAEDIQESEDGLEISTGPADLYAVQDALTGAGYEVESAEVSMVPSNTVAVDAADARKLLAVIDALEELDDVQNVYSNADLPEDVEA encoded by the coding sequence ATGGCAGGTCATAGCAAGTGGTCGCAGATCAAGCGCAAGAAAGGCGCCAACGACAAGAAACGCAGCGCGATGTACAGCAAGCACATCCGCGCCATCGGGGCGGCGGTCCGGTCGGGCGGCAGCGGTGACCCGGCCGGCAACCTGGGCCTCAAGAACGCCATCGCTGCGGCCAAGGCCGACACCGTGCCGGTGGACAACATCGAGAACGCCATCAAGCGGGCGCTGGGCGCCGAGGCAGGGGCCGCCGAGTTCAAGGAAGTGACCTACGAGGGCTACGGTCCCGGCGGCACGGCCATCTTCATCGAGGCCCTGACCGACAACGTGAACCGCACGGTGGCCGACATCCGCGCGGTGTTCAACAAGCGCGGCGGCAGCCTGGGCAACAGCGGCAGCGTGGCGTGGCAGTTTGAGAAAAAGGGCGTGCTGCTGGTGCGGGACACCGCCGAAACCGTGCAGGAACTCGCCATCGAGCACGGCGCCGAGGACATTCAGGAATCTGAGGACGGCCTGGAGATCAGCACCGGCCCCGCCGACCTGTACGCCGTGCAGGACGCCCTGACCGGCGCGGGCTACGAGGTCGAGAGCGCCGAGGTGAGCATGGTCCCCAGCAACACCGTGGCCGTGGACGCGGCGGACGCCCGCAAGCTGCTCGCGGTGATTGACGCGCTCGAAGAGCTGGACGACGTGCAGAACGTGTACTCTAACGCCGATCTGCCGGAGGACGTGGAGGCCTGA